Proteins encoded together in one Chaetodon auriga isolate fChaAug3 chromosome 20, fChaAug3.hap1, whole genome shotgun sequence window:
- the LOC143339100 gene encoding carbonic anhydrase 4-like, whose translation MNWIVAAFALCVLAPSVHCATNTVVWCYHLESCRDSQWPIISSSFCNGTRQSPINIVSSAAEPNDNLTAFTFHNYSSTSGLQKIENTGKTVKVTLDSGLGVSGGDLSERYDSLQFHLHWGNGSSMPGSEHTVDGKRYPMELHIVNSKASHNRNTTLALADSTGLAALGFLIEAMTGNETQQPASWHNLTSYLANISNGGDSVAITPGISMDDLLAGVDRTQYYRYLGSLTTPTCNEAVVWTVFKDTIKVSSDLIDLFSTLHISNSSSPVMVNVFREIQPEQPVTTQRSSSTTTCYSLGLMALSLVLGRS comes from the exons ATGAACTGGATCGTAGCTGCATTTGCTTTGTGCGTCCTCGCACCCAGCGTCCACTGTGCAACTAACACAGTCG tctgGTGTTATCACCTGGAAAGCTGCA GGGACTCTCAATGGCCcatcatttcttcttcattttgcaATGGCACCAGGCAGTCACCCATTAACATCGTCTCATCAGCTGCGGAACCCAACGACAACCTGACAGCATTCACCTTTCACAACTACAGCAGCACCAGTGGCCTGCAAAAGATCGAAAACACTGGAAAGACAG TCAAAGTCACCTTGGACAGCGGTCTCGGCGTTTCAGGAGGAGATCTGTCCGAGCGCTACGACAGCCTGCAGTTCCACTTGCACTGGGGTAACGGCTCCTCCATGCCCGGCTCTGAGCACACTGTGGATGGCAAGCGCTATCCCATGGAG TTGCACATTGTAAACAGCAAGGCATCCCACAACAGGAACACAACTCTTGCCCTTGCTGACTCTACAGGACTTGCCGCTCTTGGTTTCCTCATTGAG GCAATGACTGGTAATGAGACACAACAACCTGCAAGCTGGCACAACTTGACCTCCTACCTGGCCAACATCTCAAATGGTG GCGACTCTGTTGCAATAACACCTGGAATTTCAATGGATGATCTCCTGGCTGGGGTGGATCGCACCCAGTATTACCGCTACCTTGGCTCCTTGACCACCCCCACTTGCAATGAAGCTGTGGTTTGGACTGTGTTCAAGGATACAATCAAAGTCAGCTCAGATttg ATCGACCTCTTCAGCACACTCCACATCTCCAACAGCTCATCACCTGTGATGGTCAATGTCTTCAGAGAAATCCAGCCAGAGCAACCAGTCACAACGCAGCGCTCCAGCTCTACCACAACCTGCTACTCTCTGGGGCTGATGGCCCTGAGTCTTGTCCTCGGAAGGAGTTAG